A part of Brassica rapa cultivar Chiifu-401-42 chromosome A05, CAAS_Brap_v3.01, whole genome shotgun sequence genomic DNA contains:
- the LOC103866758 gene encoding la-related protein 6B — MADQQTLDSDDLSHSTSSDPSLLRSLSSSRLNAGAPEFVPGRTTPPPRMIIPPPPPHGMLHMYHHQRPFNVPVLGPVPIQPHHHPHRFHHNRPQNQHYVPVRSHQQEPDSVVKKRDHKRESKNNDQTNEAGASSVVIDPKTGLPEDTIQKIVNQVEYYFSDLNLATTDHLMRFISKDPEGYVPIQVVASFKKVKAVVSGNSQLATVLQNSAKLVVSEDGKKVRRLNPVTEAALEELQSRIVIAENLPEDHCYQNLMKIFSTVGSVKNIRTCQPQITGNAVPPAARSAKSDGNLFSNKVHAFVEYETVELAEKAVAELNEAGNWRSSLKVRLMLKPQTKEPKQGQGRGRKGHDVEVEHEEDEATASEQQQQQPIEKLSEECSGEWDTHVPEQAVIGEEQGNEKAAGQRKGRSRGRGKGRGRGQPHQNQNQNHNHNGRGNHHNHNHHHQHQVGTPPSNNQMNSMEQQPKQQPPGPRMPDGTRGFSMGRGKPITVQAD; from the exons ATGGCTGATCAGCAAACCCTAGATTCCGATGATCTCTCTCACTCTACTTCCTCAGATCCGTCGCTCTTGAGGTCTCTCTCCTCGAGTCGACTCAACGCCGGAGCTCCAGAGTTCGTACCTGGTCGAACTACTCCTCCTCCGAGGATGATTAtccctcctcctccgccgcacGGTATGCTTCACATGTACCACCACCAGCGTCCCTTCAACGTCCCCGTCCTCGGTCCTGTTCCTATCCAGCCTCACCACCATCCTCATCGCTTCCATCATAACCGTCCTCAGAACCAGCACTATGTTCCCGTGAGGAGCCATCAGCAGGAGCCTGATTCGGTTGTGAAGAAGAGAGATCATAAGAGAGAGTCTAAGAACAACGATCAGACGAATGAGGCTGGAGCTTCTTCTGTTGTGATTGATCCCAAGACTGGTTTGCCTGAGGATACTATTCAGAAGattgtgaatcag GTTGAATACTACTTCAGTGATTTGAACTTGGCCACCACAGATCATCTGATGAGGTTCATTAGCAAGGATCCTGAAGGATACG TGCCGATACAAGTCGTTGCATCTTTCAAGAAAGTTAAAGCTGTCGTTAGTGGTAATTCTCAGCTTGCCACAGTGCTACAGAACTCAGCAAAGCTT GTTGTTAGTGAAGATGGGAAGAAAGTGAGACGCTTGAATCCAGTTACCGAGGCTGCTCTAGAAGAACTCCAG TCTCGTATAGTAATTGCTGAGAATCTACCTGAGGATCACTGCTACCAAAATCTGATGAAGATCTTCTCTACTGTTGGAAG TGTGAAGAACATCCGTACCTGCCAGCCACAGATTACTGGGAACGCTGTTCCACCAGCTGCAAGATCAGCCAAAAGCGATGGAAATCTCTTCAGTAACAAG GTCCATGCTTTTGTGGAGTATGAGACGGTTGAGTTAGCCGAGAAAGCA GTTGCGGAGCTAAATGAAGCAGGAAACTGGAGGAGCAGTCTTAAGGTCCGGTTGATGTTAAAACCTCAG ACAAAGGAACCAAAACAGGGTCAAGGGCGAGGAAGAAAAGGACATGATGTAGAGGTAGAACATGAGGAAGATGAAGCGACGGCATCcgagcagcagcagcagcagccgaTTGAGAAACTATCTGAAGAGTGTTCTGGGGAATGGGATACACATGTGCCAGAGCAGGCAGTGATA GGAGAGGAGCAAGGGAACGAGAAAGCGGCTGGGCAGAGAAAAGGGCGTAGCAGAGGTAGGGGGAAGGGACGAGGACGAGGTCAACCTCAccagaaccaaaaccaaaaccacaaCCACAATGGGCGTGGGAATCATCATAACCATAACCATCACCATCAACATCAAGTGGGAACACCACCTTCAAACAATCAAATGAACAGCATGGAGCAGCAGCCAAAACAGCAACCACCGGGACCAAGGATGCCTGATGGGACCAGAGGATTCTCGATGGGACGGGGAAAGCCTATCACGGTTCAGGCAGACTGA